The Clupea harengus chromosome 26, Ch_v2.0.2, whole genome shotgun sequence region acctatatttttccttcaaaaaacacactgacaagaTAACTtccattttccttttatttttatttgaaggtCCAAGCATGGCCTTCGGGTCAAGATTTAAACATACCACTTTAAACATACACTAAATCATGAAAATGTGCATTATctagtaaacaaataattattGAGGAATGTAACAAATAAAAATGGTAAAGAGCGTGCAGCTGGTTAGCTGCACTCGAGATCACTTGGACTTTAGATACTTTTagactgctgaaaaaaaaaagcttcaacCCTGCTGGaggcaaaataaaacaaatagtaCAAAGTATATAGTCATAAgatttccttcttccttcctttaaACACAAAATGACTGGTTTGtgcgcacacatgtgtgtgtgtgtgtgagagtgagtgtgtgtgtgagagtgagtgtgtgtgagtgtgagagtgagtgagtgttttacTGAGGGAACGCGGGAGGCATGGGGTAGGGCACTATGGGCTGTGGGGGCTGCTGGGGGGCGCCTGTGGGGTGAAGGGGAATGGCGGGTGACTCATGCCGTTCTGGCCAGCCGCCTGGTTTCCGCCAAATGGCTGGGCCGGGAAGTTCTGGTTCTGGAAGGCGGCCACCGGGTTGCCGGCGCCGCTATAGCTGTTAGCCTGTCCGTTGTTGTAACCGTTGCTGTAGTTACCGGTGTTGGTGCTATCATATGTGTTGCCCCCGCCATAGCCACCATTCTGCGTCTTTGGACTTGATACGAGTTAACATGTGTAACCAGGAATTACCTCCTCTGTCTTCCGCCATCTGCAGGAGCTTGGGGTTGATGGCCTGGTTGGCCTCGCTCAGGACAGAGATGAGGTCGTTGGCCTGCCTCATATTGTTAGGCGTAAAGAACGTGTAGGCCGTGCCCGTCTTTTGACTGCTGGCAGTCCTGCCGATGCGGTGGATGTAGTCCTCGAATGAGTTAGGGTAGTCATAATTGATGACAAATTTCACATCTTTCACAGCTAACgggaaaatagaaaagaaaagaaagaaaaaaaacgatacttacactgccttttttttttattcaaaggaaaaataaagaaataaaataatcaaatacAGGGTTACAAATAAACTGGGTTCGAATCCTTACCATTTTTAAGGAGTATGCATTCACTAGTCCTTTCCCAATGCAGCCAACTTTACCCACAAATTGTTAAGTGACATCCAGGTGCTTCTAAAGTATTGTGGGTGGAGCACTCAGTGATGTGAATCACAACTactacacacattttacttaatgtttggagtgtcctgaacatattccacccccttttattgagacacaatccttagtttcatcagcaaagtgtgatacgtgtcacatggccctgccattgaagataatgcattttcgcctgtgtgtaggcctatgtacaaagtattgtggagcactcagtGACGTAAAtcacaactacttcacacattttacttagtgtttggagtgtcctgaacatattccacccccttttattgagacacaatatttagtttcatcagcaaagtgtgatacgtgtcacactcacgctcggcgttcaacaccatcattccagaagtcctcctcaccaaactgacccagctcactgtgcctgcctccaccagtggatcacaaacttcctaatagacaggaagcagcaggtgaggctgggtgaaacaacatccagcacccggtcagtcagcactggtgcaccccagggatgcgtgctctccccactgctcttctccctctacacaaacgactgcacctcaggagacccatctgttaaactcctaaaatttgcagacgacacatcagtcatcagcctcatccgtgatgatgatgagtctgcatataggcgggaagttgaacagctggtcctgtggtgcggtcgcaacaacctagagctgaacacgcttaaaaccgtggagatgacagtggacttcaggaggagcccccgagcactgccccccctaatcatacacaacagtactgtgttggctgtggaatccttcaggtttctgggatccacaatctccgggaacctgaagtgggaacccaacatcaacaccatcatcaagaaggcccagcagaggaagtacaacctgcctcaggagctgctgatcatcttctacactgcagtcatagagtctgttctgtgcacttcaatcactgtctggtttggatcggccaccaaactggataagaacagactccaacggacagtcaggtctgcagaaaagatcatcggtgccaacctacccaccatccaagacctgtacaccttcagagtcaggaaacgggcagggaaaatcactgcagacccctcacaccccggacacaaactattcaaactcctcccctctggtagatgctacagatcactgttcgccaaaacctccagacacaaaaacagtttcttccccctagctgtctcactactgaacactactttgcaaacttacttggccaataaaacctgattctgattctgattcttctgacatggcaataccctggcactggagataatcctttttcacctgtgtgatctgtgtgtcaagtgttcattcacagtgaatgaccagaataattactgctaaacatattttaccctttctttacggtgttctgaacatgttcaaccaactttaatgaaagcataatccttttatcagcagattgttgtgtgttttactgtttcttactacaataatTGTAAtattgcctgtttagtcagtgttccctatatttaaacaagaaaatcatacttttgtaacatcagtgaattgTTTTTAAACCATTTTGATGTTcctatgaaattaatatttctGGCAGTTTAAGAAACAATAAgcaacttttatttttttaaatcgtaaccggaatttgctcgagctcatttgactataaaacaaggctgacttcagtcagttctttattgccacaagcggcacactgcaacactcatgtgtattttatggaagcgacacaggacacacacacacaaatacacactgtcgctaccggatggtagtgcTCTACCCGATAGTAGTCCCGCTCTGCATTTCACCCATcccggaccgtccttcctccaggaccccccaggagcagtgggcagcttctcagcgcccggggaccaagtgaaccgtccgtctcggtaacggacggacaggagaatgttctgtttttgcatgtttttttctgttggggttcttattggaggaaaccccttgtgaacacggggagaacatgcaaactccacacagaaaggcccgggagatagcccacctgagcacctGGAGGTGTCCCTGACTCCAAACACAGTACATCAACTTTTCCATTATATATGTAACAACCCCTGTCTGTTTGTGGTGCTTGTAGTGCTATCCTCAGTACTATTCTGGTGGAAGAATGACAGACGAATATTGCAATAGTTGCAACTTACACGACCACGAGgaatgtatatatatgtctatgacgaGGAACGCTGTCAGTCCATCCGCAAAAAAGCGATGTGGTGGATCTAATTAGCTACCGCCAATGGTTCCTCTTGTAATAACGAAGGCTTATTTAGATCTTCAGTAACAGGAGTATATTCTGTCTTATTTTCAGAAATTGCCTTACAGTGTTATAATTTGACAACATTTGTATTTAAACATTGAcagatttgtttatttctttattgtAGTTGTATCATGATGCGCTGTTAACTTCAGAAACGTTTTAATACTGGAAATAACTTTACATGTTTCATCGTCAGTAGGCTATTTAGCGACAACATAAATGTTAAGCGCAGAATGCACAGGTGTAGCTTCTCCTTGGTTATCGAGAATGTAAATatattcatcattcatcatcttGTATGATTGTGACGTCACATGCGTTTGTCGTTGGAACAGACGTGAGATGCTGCGATGACTTCGCGTGACaggctagatagatagatagatagatccaGCTTGTAGGCTGACTGCAGTTGACCGAATATCAACAATGTCGACTACTAACACTCGAGGAAAAATTGACAGTTGTGAGTACGGtagccgtttttttttttaaatgagggtGTCTGGCACAGTAGGCTAGTCGAATCGAagaaaatattgaaatgtttacatttgagaATACAAACAGCTGCTGACATAAATAGTCATACGTCTAACGTTAAATAGTCTAACGTTAATAGCATCAAAGCTAGCAAATTTTCTGGATATAAAATGAATTTGACAAAGTCAGAGGCCATGCCGCTAGGTAGTCTAAGCTAAATAACTACAACACTGCCCTTTTCCCCCTTTAAGTGGTCCCCAGGGGGCTTTATCTATTTAGGTATATTCATAACCCCTACATTTGAGCAAATGTGTAAGGCTAACTTTGTTCCATTGTTTGAGAAGGTGAGGCAAGAATTGGAGCGTTAGAACTCTTTGCCAGTCTCCTGGCTACGTCGTATAGCCCTGATTAAGATGAACATATTGCCTAGATTGCTTTACCCTATCCAAATGATCCCAGTTTTATTTTCAAATTGAGTCTTGAAAAAACTAAATGGTTGGCTTAGTGCATTTATATGGTGCTAACGCAGACCAAAGCTAAAGATGACTACCTTACAACTGCCAAGCTCTGAAGGTGGATTAGATTGACCAAATTTGCGAAAGTACCAGCTTTGTGCTCATTTGCGATATATTTATGATTGGATCTTAAATGAGACAGCCTCTGTCTGGCTGGATGTGGAAACCTCCCTGTCAAAATACCCACTGAAGGACCTGCTGTTTGTTAAGAGTTTTAAAACTGTTAGGTCATGCTGTGACAATATTGTTACTCTCAACACAATGAAGGCTTGGCGACTAACGCGTAGACTTGAGGGGAGATCAAAACTAACATCAGTTTTCACTCCTATTTTGAACAATCCCAATTTCCAACCAGGACTACTTGGCTTCAGACAGTGGCGTGATTGTGGCATTTATGTGTTGAAAGACCTAATTTCTAAATAATACATTAATGTCATTTAACCAAGTGGATTTAAAAATATAATATCCCCAGACAGAGCTTCTTTCGTTATTTACAGATAAGACATTATATATTGCACAGTACAACCCTAATTGATAATCCTGGTGCTTCTTATCTTGAGAAAGTACTGTTTGGAACAGCTGGGAGGATGTCTACTCTACGGAGCTATGCGTACTCTGTCAACTGTGGCTTTGCAAGAGCTTAGAGAAAAGTGGGAGAGTGAACTTTCTGTTACAATTAATGACAATGAGTGGGAAGATATTTGGATCTACGCTAAATCAATTTCAGTCTGTAATCGAGCCAAATCAATACAGTTACAACTTTTACATATAATGCATATATCCCCTAACCGCAGACATCATTTCAATCCTACTTTGTCACCAATGTGTCTTAAATGTAAAACCGATATTGGTTCTCTAACCCATTGCCTTTGGTCATGCCATAAACTGCAAAAATACTGGTCTAATGTCTTGACAGAAACTGAAAAGATATTGGGCAAAAATTACAGATGGATCCAATGTCTCTTATTCTAGGTCTCCCTGCTAGATATGTAATGTTAAAAAACCAGAGACTCTTCTGTATTCTTACATATGCAGCTAGGAAGAATATATTATTGCAGTGGATAAGTGATAGACAGCCAACTGTTAAGGGCTGGCATAgtgttttgtttgatttagtACCTCTAGAATACCTGACATGTGTGATACATTTAAAATCAAAACAATTTTATAAAGTTTGGGAACCGTATCTGAATTATTTGGACCCCAATGTCTCTGACATTATGTTACGGGGATTTTCTGAAAGGTCGTAAGAGAGAGTACTTTGCTGTGTAtctgttttctttatttattcagtcatttttattgtattgtatgtgtgtagctgagctgatgttgttgtatctttgtgttgtgtttttggtttgtgtgtttgtttaaagtaTGGTTGTGtgctaaaaaaatgaaaaccaataaacatatttaaaaaaaaaaaaatagcatcaAAGCTGGATCTGTTCTATAAAACAGGCCATGTATATGCCTGTGAAAGGAGTCTAAATGAACTTATGTAATATTAACATGAAATAAAATTCTGCAGCTACAATAGTCATTGCAAAGAAAATTGTCTctaacaattttttttctcatcactgAATTTCTTTAGGCACTCAGACTGATGAACTTGATCTACAAGGTAGAGGAAATACACTAAAACTACTGTAGATAATTTTCCTATGTGTTCCATAATATTATACATCTTTGCCCCCTTTTTTGCTTTTATAGCCTACTGACCAAATTTGTATTCCTTTtcatgtttctctgttgttaAACCCATGTGCAGACTGTGAGGTAAGAAACATGCAACaatgcagaaaaaaataaacctccAGAAAACAAGTTTTCTTATTGTGTAAAACATTCAGACACTATGATATTACTGAAATGTGTTCTGACTAGCGTTCATTTTCTGTAATGTTATTACTAGTACTGCCTCAACACTGAAGATGACGATGATTGTGAGTCAGAGGCTTCTTCTCTCAGAGAGCCTGACTACGCGGTTAGTTACATGGACCTGGAGGCTGCCACATTGGAGTCAGACATAAGACAGTCAGCCAGACCCAGGAGCCCATGGGGTGTACACGATCCATATGTATCCATGGAGGTTAGAAGCTGAAGTCTTTGAAGTCTCTGAAGTCTTGAAGGTTTTCCAACAACATGTGCAGTAGAATCTTGAAGTGTTTTGAATCCCACCTACACGAGGCATAACTCTTTTCCTCTTTAACACAGGAGCTAGGGAAGTCCTTTGTGGGCTTTGCCTCGCTGCCTCACCAAATTCACAGGAAGAACGTGAAAAAAGGCTTCGATTTCACACTGATGGTAGTAGGTAAGGAAAAAAGCACATGTGTTATGGATGAAACAAGGCAGTGGCCCCATTCAGTGTTCCACCttcactgtgtactgtgtggtGAAGAGTAACATGGTGgacatgcactcactctctTGCGCTCGTTTGGTTCCTCAGGGGAATCTGGCCTAGGGAAGTCCACCCTGATCAACAGCCTGTTTCTCACAGGGCTGTACAGTGACAGGATTTTGCCCAATACCTCAGGTAGATCAGTTGGACTGCATGTTTCCTTGTaatatgtacagtggggaaaatagtatttgaccccctgctgattttgcaagtttgccctcttgcaaagaaatgtgtgatctataattgtaatggtaggtctattttaacagtgggagacagaatatcaacaaaaacatccagaaaacggcagtttataacagttatgaatttatttgcatttgattgCAGAAAAtattgttggcaagcacagacgtcagacgtcTCTTGTAGTTGGttaccaggtttacacacaactcaggagggattttggtgcactcctctttgcagatcctctccaaatccttcagGTTGTGTGGCTGTCGCTTGGCAACTCAAAGCTTCAGCTCCcttcacagattttctatgggatTAAGGTCCGGAGACTGGCTAGGCCACTCCATGACCTTAATGTGCTTCGTCTTGAGACACTCCTTTGTTGCCTTGGCCGTATACTTTGGGTCATTGTCGTGCTGGAAGACCCATCCTCGACGCATTTTCAATGTCCTGGCTGAGGGAAGGAGGTTCTCGCCCAAGATTGCacggtacatggccccatccctGGTCCCCTCGAGGCGGTGGAGTCGTCCtttacccttggcagagaaacagccccaaagcatgaTGTTtacacctccatgcttgacggtggggatgatgttcttggggtcatagtcagcattcttccccctccaaacgcggcaagtcgagttgatgccaaagagctcgattttggtctcatctgaccacatcacgttctcccaatcctccttagaatcattgaagtgttcattggcaaacttcagacggccctgtacatgtgacttcttgagcagggggaccttgcgagcgCTGCAGGACTTCAAATCTTTACGGCGTAGTTTGTTGCCAATGGTtgcttggtgactgtggtcccagctgccttgagataattcacaagctccccccgtgtagttctggggttatcccgcacctttcggatgatcccACATACTGCATGAGGCGAGATCTTGCGTGGAGCCCCAGACCGAGGGCGATTGACCGTTGTTTGATGTTGATTCCATTTGCAAATATTCGCAGCTACAGTTGACTGCTTCttaccaagctgcttgccgatggttttgtagcccattccagcgttgtgcaggtctacaatttTGTCTCTGACGTCtttggacaactctttggtcttgcccatggtggtgaggttgaaggtgtgaagtatgattctttggaaaggtttcttttatacacatcacctcttgagatcaggtgtaccttgttaggcctaatgaggactaatctgtgtgcctcATGGGCACATAAttggtctgtgggagccagaattcttgctgtttgctaggggttcaaatacttatttgccaccatcaaatgcaaatcaattcataactgttataaaatgcagttttccgGATGTTTTTGtagatattctgtctctcactgttaaaatagacctaccattacaattatagatcacacatttctttgcaagtgggcaaacttgcgagatcggcagggggtcaaatacttattttccccactgtaacaCTTAGTAGGTGGTCAGGTAGGCTTGCTTGGATACATATGATATCTCTGCATGAAAGCACTTGAACATCTGTAGTCTATCCCTTTGTACAGAGATGATGAAGAGAACAGTTGGTATAACTAGGAAGACAGTAGACATTGAGGAGAAGGGAGTCAGGCTGAAGCTCACCATTGTGGATACACCAGGCTTTGGGGATGCTTTGGACTGCACAGACAGGTGTTAAAGCTGCTGGAAGCAAAGAATAGGCAGTTCTTGCAAACTTCTGTCATGAACATGCCTGGTGTCAGAAGAACAAATTGCCTTACAACAAGCTTGAAAATACATCTCTCTAAATCAGGTTTATTTTGACATGAGTTAAGTCCTTGAAGCATAAGCCTGTCCTTCCTTTGTAGCTATTATCCTATAGTGGACTACCTCCATCAGCAGATGGAACACTATCATATGGATGAGATGGGCATGCATCGCACCCAGATCAAAGACAGCCGGGTCCACTGTTGCCTCTACTTCATCTCCCCCTATGGTCACGGGTAGGAAAATGTCTATGTCTTGTGTTGAGAACAGAATTAGGTTGTCAAGTAATTACAGAGGAAACACCAACTGCATTTCCAAGCACAGGTTTTGCTATGTTAGAGAGGGTTTGTGTTATAGTTAAGCTTGATAGACAGTTCCTAATGTTTTTCCTAGTCTCAAACCCCTAGATGTAGCTTTTATGAAGGAGCTGCAGGCGAAGGTCAACATCGTTCCTGTTATTGGTAAAGCCGACTGCCTCACCAAGGCCGAGTTGCTACGTAAGAAAGAAAGggtaaatgaaaatgtttgggGAAATTGTGTGCTGATTCCATATATGTATTCAATTGGTACAAAGTGGAACTTCCAACATTAATCTTAGACTACAATGATTAACTGAATAAACGCCCTCACTGTGTATCAATCTGGTTAGGTATGCGTTAAATGACATGATGCATTATTACAGATACGGAAGGAGATAGAGTTCCATAAAATAAAGATCTTCCAGTTTTCAGACTGTGACTCTGATGATGACATAGAGTGGACAAGGCAGGACTATGAGATGAAGGTCAGAAGTACTACGTTTGATTTCACACAGTCAACATATATTTGAGTATGTGCTAACTTAGGAGGTTTTGCTATTGTGTGTACAGAATAGCATCCCTTTTGCTGTGGTTGGGAGTAATATGCAGCTGAGAGTGGATGGGAGGACTGTGAGAGTCCGGGCATACCCGTGGGGAGTGGTGGAAGGTATCCATCCTGTTTATCTTCACACCTCTTTAGACTCTTCAAGAGAGTTATGATGGATTATGTATTAATGATTTATTATATAGGTACAATATATTATgcaatattaatatatatatgcaatTACTTATGAATGCATAGATTTTTGACAGTTTACTTGTAGCACTTGCTGAATTATCACATTTTTTAGTTTTCCTTCTCCAGTGAATGTGCCTGTACTTGGGGTACTCAGTGTTTCAgcattatattttatttgtttattcagCAGCCACATCAATGTCTTATATTGGTTCTATATgaacatttaataaataattttcCTCTGTTTTTTGCAAGTCGAGAACCCTGACCACAGTGACCTGGTTCACTTGAGAACTATGCTGGTACGCACTCATATGCAGGACCTGAGAGAGAAGACCCATGACAACCTGTATGAGCAATTCCGCATCCGTCGCATGAATATGCGGAGTCCTAGCGCGGCATTCTAGGAAGCAAGCGCACAGAagctcacacatatacac contains the following coding sequences:
- the LOC116219753 gene encoding septin-1-like, whose protein sequence is MSTTNTRGKIDSCTQTDELDLQDCEYCLNTEDDDDCESEASSLREPDYAVSYMDLEAATLESDIRQSARPRSPWGVHDPYVSMEELGKSFVGFASLPHQIHRKNVKKGFDFTLMVVGESGLGKSTLINSLFLTGLYSDRILPNTSEMMKRTVGITRKTVDIEEKGVRLKLTIVDTPGFGDALDCTDSYYPIVDYLHQQMEHYHMDEMGMHRTQIKDSRVHCCLYFISPYGHGLKPLDVAFMKELQAKVNIVPVIGKADCLTKAELLRKKERIRKEIEFHKIKIFQFSDCDSDDDIEWTRQDYEMKNSIPFAVVGSNMQLRVDGRTVRVRAYPWGVVEVENPDHSDLVHLRTMLVRTHMQDLREKTHDNLYEQFRIRRMNMRSPSAAF